The DNA window GTCGCCAGGCTGTCGGCGTTGACCGCCAATGACAGCAGCAGCGGCGTAGCACCGGTCTGCTCATCGCCCAACCACTCTTCTTCCAGCAGCTCAACCTGGCGCAGCAGGGCCAATAGCTTTTGCCCTTGTTCGGTCGGACGCGGCGGGACGGTACGCACCAGCAGAGGCTGCCCAAACATATTTTCCAGCTGTTTGATACGCTGGGAGACGGCGGACTGTGTAATACAAAGCTTCTGAGCGGCGCGCTCAAACCCTCGTTCCCTGATTACCGCGTCCAGCGCTTGTAGTGTTCTGTAGTCCGGTCGTTTCATTGATCTGGCGTACCCCTAGTACTTTTCGTTAACTTGCACTATGACATAAATTTGTTTTTGATGAAGACGAAAAATGATCTACTCAGTTGTGTGATCCCCGTCGCAGGGACAATGGCACCTTTGATGTTCTATAATGCGCCACAGGAATTCACATCTCGGACCATAATCATGACGCAAGATGAACTGAAAAAAGCGGTAGGCTGGGCGGCATTGCAGTATGTACAACCTGGCACCATTGTTGGAGTCGGCACTGGCTCCACGGCGGCGCATTTTATTGATGCGCTGGGCACCATGAAAGGGCAGATTGAAGGCGCGGTTTCCAGCTCTGATGCTTCGACTGAAAAACTGAAAGGCCTCGGCATTCATGTGTTTGATCTCAACGAAGTGGATAGTCTTGGCGTTTACGTTGACGGTGCTGATGAAATCAACGGCCATATGCAGATGATCAAAGGTGGTGGCGCAGCGCTGACGCGTGAGAAGATTATCGCCTCGGTCGCGGATAAGTTTATTTGTATCGCTGATGCGTCTAAACAGGTCGATATTTTGGGCAAATTCCCGCTGCCGGTTGAAGTGATTCCGATGGCGCGTAGTGCCGTCGCGCGTGAACTGGTTAAGCTTGGTGGTCGTCCGGAATATCGTCAGGGCGTGGTGACTGATAACGGCAACGTGATCCTCGATGTATTTGGCCTGGAGATTCTGGATGCTATTGCGCTGGAAAATGCGATTAACGGCATTCCAGGCGTCGTTACCGTTGGTTTGTTCGCCAATCGTGGCGCTGACGTGGCGTTGATCGGAACCGCCGATGGTGTAAAAACTATCACTAAATAGTCTGATCAGGGGGAGTGAATGGCTCCCTCGTAAATATTTTTTTGTCAGGACGATTTTGGTGACTTCTGTCACATTTATGCGGCTGGTGTCATTAACAATCTACCTTTCTTTTACTTTCTGGTGTTTTGTCCTGTCATTTCCCTCTGTGTGATATTTCTTCAGGTCGTCGACGCAAACGTTCATATTGCCGCAATAGTTTTTTTTGATATGTTGCTGAGAAGAACTTTCGTTCCGCACGACATCAGATAAGACAAAAACAGGACGGGGAAATGGCTAAGGTATCACTGGAAAAAGACAAGATTAAATTTCTACTGGTTGAAGGTGTGCATCAAAAAGCGGTGGATAACCTCCGCGCAGCAGGCTACACCAACATCGAATTTCACAAAGGCGCGCTGGACAGCGAAGAGCTGAAAGCGTCGATCCGTGATGCCCATTTTATCGGCCTGCGTTCCCGTACTCACCTGACTGAAGAGATCTTCGCGGCGGCGGAAAAGCTGGTTGCGGTCGGTTGTTTCTGTATCGGTACCAATCAGGTTGATTTGAATGCGGCGGCAAAACGCGGTATTCCGGTGTTTAACGCGCCGTTCTCAAATACCCGCTCTGTTGCTGAACTGGTGATCGGCGAACTGCTGCTGATGCTGCGTGGCGTACCGGCGGCAAACGCCAAAGCGCACCGCGGTGTCTGGAACAAGTTGGCTGTCGGCAGCTTTGAAGCGCGCGGCAAAAAACTGGGTATTATCGGCTATGGCCATATCGGTACCCAGTTGGGTATTCTGGCAGAATCGCTGGGAATGCACGTTTATTTCTATGATATTGAAAGCAAACTGCCATTAGGTAATGCCACGCAGGTTCAGCATCTCTCTGATCTGTTGAATATGAGCGATGTGGTGAGCCTGCACGTGCCGGAAAACGCCTCCACCAAGAACATGATTGGCGCAGAAGAACTGGCGCTGATGAAACCAGGTGCGCTGCTGATTAACGCCTCTCGCGGTACTGTAGTTGATATCCCGGCGCTGTGTGATGTGCTGGCGAGCAAACACCTGGCGGGCGCAGCGATTGACGTATTCCCGACGGAACCGGCGACCAACACCGACCCGTTCAATTCGCCGCTGTGCGAATTCGACAACGTGATCCTGACTCCGCACATTGGCGGATCAACCCAGGAAGCACAGGAAAATATCGGTCTGGAAGTCGCTGGCAAGCTGGCGAAGTACTCCGATAACGGTTCAACGCTTTCTGCGGTTAACTTCCCGGAAGTGTCGCTGCCGCTGCACGGCGGTCGCCGTCTGCTGCACATCCATGAAAACCGTCCGGGCGTACTGACTGCTCTCAACCAGATTTTTGCCGCTCAGAGCATTAACATTGCGGCTCAGTATCTGCAAACCACCCCGCAGATGGGCTATGTGGTTATTGATATTGAAGCGGAAGAAGATGTCGCGCAGCAGGCGCTGCAGGCAATGAAAGCTATCCCGGGTACGATTCGCGCACGTCTGTTGTTCTAATCATTTTTGTCAGTGGGCAGGTTGTTGACCTGCCCTTTTTCCTTTCCGAACCCCTCATTTCTGAAATTTCCCGCGTTCATACAAACTCTTTGCGAGGCTTGCCGCAAACGGTGATTAAAGCCGATAGATGCCGTTGTGCCTGAAAGAAAGGGAATTACGATAAGGGCGCAGCATGAGGCTGAAACGGGAAAGCCCCTACCGAAGCAGGGGCTCTAAAAGGAAAGGGACGATGATGAGACTATTCATCATGTTGCTTATCCTGTTAATCATCGCCTACCCAGCATATTAACAGAGAGGAAGCAGGAGGGAGGTTCGCCTCCCTCACCCTTTACCTGAGAATTTAGGTTAAAAAAAAAGCAATGTCAATGGGGCCGACGCTCTACCACACCCAGGTTTTTGCTGGCGTAACCACTGCGGGCAGCGGGATATCCCACGGCTCCGCTGGTAACGCTTCGACCTGCTGGCAGTCGTGGGCGTAGCCGACCGGCTGTAGATGATACTGCCGCCAGTTTTGCAGCGTCCGATCATAAAATCCACCGCCCATACCCAGTCGCTGTCCGACGGCATCAAACGCCACCAGCGGCGTAATCAGAACATCCAGTTGGCTAAGGGGGAGGACGTCGCGCACATCAAGCTTTGGCTCGCGGATTTTCAAGCGATTCACTACCAGGTTGCTGCTCGGATGGTAGTGCAGAAACAGAAGATTACCCGGGCTGAAAGGGTGGAGCACCGGAAGATAAACTCGCTTACCCGCCCGCCACAGCTGATCAATCAGCGGTTGTGTATCCAGTTCTCCATCAAATGAGAGAAACACTGCCACGGTATGCGCCAGTAAAACCGGTGGATAGGCCATCATTCGGTCCGCGGCCTGAAGCGCAAACTGCGTTTGCTGCTCTGGCGTTAATGCACGTCGGCGCAGGCGAGTCTGCTGGCGAATTTGTTGTCGGCTTAGTGGGATATCTGAAATTTGAGTCATACCGGGCTGCCTGAAAAGCGTTACGAGAGCAAAGGAGACGAACGAAGCAAGTGTAATACACCAGGTGGCAAAAGCCGAAAATGAAACAGGGGGAATGGAACGATAAAGAAGG is part of the Klebsiella huaxiensis genome and encodes:
- the rpiA gene encoding ribose-5-phosphate isomerase RpiA translates to MTQDELKKAVGWAALQYVQPGTIVGVGTGSTAAHFIDALGTMKGQIEGAVSSSDASTEKLKGLGIHVFDLNEVDSLGVYVDGADEINGHMQMIKGGGAALTREKIIASVADKFICIADASKQVDILGKFPLPVEVIPMARSAVARELVKLGGRPEYRQGVVTDNGNVILDVFGLEILDAIALENAINGIPGVVTVGLFANRGADVALIGTADGVKTITK
- the serA gene encoding phosphoglycerate dehydrogenase encodes the protein MAKVSLEKDKIKFLLVEGVHQKAVDNLRAAGYTNIEFHKGALDSEELKASIRDAHFIGLRSRTHLTEEIFAAAEKLVAVGCFCIGTNQVDLNAAAKRGIPVFNAPFSNTRSVAELVIGELLLMLRGVPAANAKAHRGVWNKLAVGSFEARGKKLGIIGYGHIGTQLGILAESLGMHVYFYDIESKLPLGNATQVQHLSDLLNMSDVVSLHVPENASTKNMIGAEELALMKPGALLINASRGTVVDIPALCDVLASKHLAGAAIDVFPTEPATNTDPFNSPLCEFDNVILTPHIGGSTQEAQENIGLEVAGKLAKYSDNGSTLSAVNFPEVSLPLHGGRRLLHIHENRPGVLTALNQIFAAQSINIAAQYLQTTPQMGYVVIDIEAEEDVAQQALQAMKAIPGTIRARLLF
- a CDS encoding 5-formyltetrahydrofolate cyclo-ligase yields the protein MTQISDIPLSRQQIRQQTRLRRRALTPEQQTQFALQAADRMMAYPPVLLAHTVAVFLSFDGELDTQPLIDQLWRAGKRVYLPVLHPFSPGNLLFLHYHPSSNLVVNRLKIREPKLDVRDVLPLSQLDVLITPLVAFDAVGQRLGMGGGFYDRTLQNWRQYHLQPVGYAHDCQQVEALPAEPWDIPLPAVVTPAKTWVW